Proteins co-encoded in one Conger conger chromosome 4, fConCon1.1, whole genome shotgun sequence genomic window:
- the wdr48a gene encoding WD repeat-containing protein 48a, which yields MAAHHRQNAAGRRKVQVSYVIRDEVEKYNRNGVNALQLDPALNRLFTAGRDSIIRIWSVNQHKQDPYIASMEHHTDWVNDIVLCCNGKTLISASSDTTVKVWNAHKGFCMSTLRTHKDYVKALAYAKDKELVASAGLDRQIFLWDVNTLTALTASNNTVTTSSLSGNKDSIYSLAMNQMGTVIVSGSTEKVLRVWDPRTCAKLMKLKGHTDNVKSLLLNRDGTQCLSGSSDGTIRLWSLGQQRCIATYRVHDEGVWALQVNEAFTHVYSGGRDRKIYCTDLRNPDIRVLICEEKAPVLKMELDRSADPPPAIWVSTTKSSVNKWSLKGIHNFRTSGDYDNDCSTPLTPLCTQPEQVIKGGASIIQCHILNDKRHILTKDTNNNVAYWDVLKACKVEDLGKVEFDEEIKKRFKMVYVPNWFSVDLKTGMLTITLDESDCFAAWVSAKDAGFTSPDGSDPKLNLGGLLLQALLEYWPRTHINPMDEEENEINHVNGEQENRIQKGNGYFQVPPHTPVIFGEAGGRTLFRLLCRDSGGETESMLLNETVPQWVIDITVDKNMPKFNKIPFYLQPHSSSGAKTLKKDRLSASDMLQVRKVMEHVYEKIINLDNESQTTSSSNNEKPGEQEKEEDMAVLAEEKIELLCQDQVLDPNMDLRTVKHFIWKSGGDLTLHYRQKST from the exons ATGGCGGCTCATCACAGGCAGAATGCTGCTGGGCGGAGAAAAGTACAG GTGTCGTATGTCATAAGAGACGAGGTCGAGAAGTACAATCGCAATGGGGTGAACGCACTGCAGCTGGACCCAGCCTTGAACCGACTCTTCACCGCTGGAAGGGACTCCATCATAAGGATATGGAGCGTCAACCAACACAAG CAAGACCCATACATAGCGTCGATGGAGCATCACACAGACTGGGTCAACGACATTGTCTTGTGTTGCAACGGGAAGACAT TGATATCTGCTTCCTCAGACACCACTGTGAAAGTTTGGAATGCACATAAGGGATTTTGTATGTCTACGTTGCGGACACACAAG GACTATGTCAAAGCCTTAGCGTATGCAAAAGACAAGGAGCTGGTGGCCTCTGCCGGTCTTGACCGACAAATCTTCCTTTGGGATGTAAATACACTAACAGCACTGACGGCCTCAAACAATACTGTCACCA CCTCCTCACTGAGTGGCAACAAGGACTCCATATACAGCCTGGCTATGAATCAGATGGGAACAGTCATTGTGTCTGGCTCCACTGAAAAG GTGCTGAGAGTCTGGGACCCAAGAACCTGTGCAAAGCTAATGAAGCTAAAAGGACACACAGACAATGTTAAGTCATTGTTGCTAAACAGAGATGGCACACAG tgtctGTCGGGTAGCTCAGACGGAACCATCCGGCTCTGGTCCCTGGGTCAGCAGAGGTGCATCGCTACCTACAGGGTCCACGACGAAGGGGTGTGGGCGCTACAGGTCAACGAGGCCTTCACGCACGTCTACTCCGGGGGCCGGGACAGGAAGATCTACTGCACAGACCTGCGCAACCCTGACATCCGTGTGCTCATCTGTGAGGAGAAGGCCCCAGTTCTGAAG ATGGAACTGGACAGGTCGGCCGACCCCCCTCCGGCCATCTGGGTCTCCACCACCAAGTCCTCGGTCAACAAATGG TCTCTAAAGGGCATCCACAATTTCCGAACATCTGGCGATTACGACAACGACTGCAGCACCCCCCTGACGCCCCTGTGTACGCAGCCCGAACAAGTCATCAAAG GTGGAGCCAGCATAATTCAGTGCCACATTCTGAATGACAAGAGACACATACTTACCAAAgacacaaacaacaatgtggCATACTGGGATGTTCTAAAG GCGTGCAAGGTTGAAGATTTGGGGAAGGTGGAGTTCGATGAAGAAATCAAGAAGCGGTTCAAGATGGTCTATGTGCCAAACTGGTTCTCCGTAGACCTTAAAACAGGG ATGCTGACAATCACTTTGGATGAGAGTGACTGTTTTGCTGCGTGGGTCTCTGCCAAGGATGCTGGTTTCACCAGTCCAGATGGATCCGACCCAAAAT TGAATCTGGGCGGGCTGTTGCTCCAGGCCCTTCTGGAGTATTGGCCCAGGACGCACATTAACCCCATGGATGAAGAGGAGAATGAGATCAACCACG TTAACGGGGAACAAGAAAACAGAATACAGAAAGGAAACGGTTACTTCCAGGTGCCACCACACACTCCAGTCATCTTTGGAGAAGCAGGAGGGAGGACTCTCTTTAG GTTGTTGTGTCGGGACTCGGGTGGAGAGACGGAGTCAATGTTGCTAAACGAGACCGTTCCGCAGTGGGTGATCGACATCACTGTAGAT AAAAACATGCCTAAATTTAACAAAATCCCATTCTACCTCCAGCCCCACTCCTCTTCAGGGGCAAAAACATTAAAGAA GGATCGCCTCTCGGCTAGCGACATGCTGCAGGTGCGGAAAGTGATGGAGCACGTCTACGAGAAGATCATCAACCTGGACAACGAGTCGCAGACCACCAGCTCGTCCAACAACGAGAAGCCGGgggagcaggagaaggaggaggacatGGCCGTGCTGGCCGAGGAGAAGATCGAGCTGCTGTGCCAGGATCAG GTTTTGGATCCCAACATGGATCTGAGAACAGTTAAGCATTTTATCTGGAAGAGCGGTGGGGATCTGACTCTTCACTACCGGCAGAAGTCGACGTGA